A genome region from Methanobacterium bryantii includes the following:
- a CDS encoding sulfite exporter TauE/SafE family protein — MKDKKTSLLAFAIGGPIGCLGGLIGLGGAEFRLPFLLKTFSKPAKKAVALNMLISLITVVSAIYFRMNNFDISIIVPQVLLMIAIIVGSTTGAYFGIGMLTKISDTLFKKVLLVLLLIMGLLLISESFITFGSMGIMFGSLYIELIVAVFCGVLIGIISSLLGVAGGEIIIPILILLFGIDVKLAGTMSLIISLPTMLVGITRHTKNKMYTNRSELSSLVLPMGIASIIGASIGAFLVIYAPSQLLKIILGALLIFTSIKILTEKD; from the coding sequence ATGAAAGATAAAAAAACGTCTCTTTTAGCATTTGCTATAGGTGGACCTATCGGCTGTTTAGGTGGATTAATAGGTTTAGGTGGAGCTGAATTTAGGCTTCCTTTCCTGTTAAAAACATTTAGTAAACCTGCTAAAAAAGCAGTGGCACTAAATATGCTAATAAGTTTAATCACAGTTGTATCGGCAATATATTTTAGAATGAATAATTTCGATATCTCTATTATCGTACCTCAAGTACTGTTAATGATTGCAATCATTGTAGGCTCTACTACAGGTGCTTACTTTGGAATAGGAATGTTAACTAAAATATCCGATACTTTGTTTAAAAAAGTACTGTTAGTATTGCTTTTAATCATGGGATTACTCCTTATTAGTGAAAGCTTTATCACCTTCGGCTCAATGGGAATAATGTTCGGCAGCTTATATATAGAGCTAATTGTAGCTGTATTCTGTGGAGTACTTATCGGAATCATCAGTAGTCTCTTAGGGGTTGCTGGTGGAGAAATTATAATTCCAATATTAATTCTACTCTTCGGAATAGATGTTAAATTAGCTGGAACAATGAGTCTAATCATCAGTTTACCTACAATGCTTGTTGGAATTACAAGACATACCAAAAATAAAATGTATACTAACAGGTCCGAACTCAGCTCTTTAGTCCTGCCAATGGGTATAGCTTCTATAATCGGTGCTTCAATAGGTGCATTCTTAGTCATATACGCCCCATCACAACTATTAAAAATCATATTAGGCGCGTTACTAATATTCACATCTATTAAAATACTCACCGAAAAAGACTAA
- a CDS encoding response regulator, translated as MDQPDIIDILLIEDNSDEVGLISKIIDVKEWNVNFNIVNDGIEAMNYLHKKGKYYDCVKPSLILLDLNLPKKNGSEVLKEIKTDDILKCIPVIVLTSSDDDNDIIESYGHHANAYIIKPPDFDMFEKYILIFKDFWFNSAKLPK; from the coding sequence ATGGATCAACCCGATATCATTGATATATTGTTAATAGAAGATAATTCTGATGAAGTAGGTTTGATATCAAAAATAATCGATGTTAAAGAATGGAATGTTAATTTTAACATAGTTAATGATGGTATTGAAGCTATGAACTATCTACATAAAAAAGGTAAGTATTATGATTGTGTAAAACCGTCTTTAATTTTATTAGACTTGAATTTACCTAAGAAAAATGGTAGTGAAGTGCTTAAAGAGATTAAAACGGATGATATATTAAAATGTATTCCGGTAATCGTTTTAACTAGTTCTGATGATGATAATGATATAATTGAATCATATGGGCACCATGCAAATGCATATATAATAAAACCCCCTGATTTTGACATGTTTGAAAAATATATACTCATTTTTAAGGATTTCTGGTTTAACAGCGCAAAGTTACCTAAATAA